A single window of Salvia splendens isolate huo1 chromosome 6, SspV2, whole genome shotgun sequence DNA harbors:
- the LOC121809505 gene encoding transmembrane protein 230-like: protein MASRRNAQYSRLADDDDSNYNGGGQNRHDPRFDYAPTSYDKVPWKSIILAIFLLLLGCLLLLLAVFIFTGHMGGEFSQAYGLLGLGLLTFLPGFYETRIAYYSWRGAQGYRFANIPDY, encoded by the exons ATGGCATCTAGACGGAACGCCCAGTATAGTCGTCTTGCTGATGATGACGATAGCAATTATAATGGTGGTGGTCAAAATCGACATGACCCCAGATTTGATTATGCTCCCACAAGCTACGACAAAGTTCCTTGGAAATCAATAATTCTTGCAATCTTTTTGCTCCTACTTGGGTGCTTGCTTCTCTTGCTTGCAGTTTTCATCTTCACTGGTCACATGGGAGGGGAGTTCTCCCAAGCTTATGGCCTCTTAGGACTAGGTTTACTTACCTTCCTGCCAG GATTCTATGAAACTCGGATTGCCTACTACTCGTGGAGAGGTGCCCAAGGATACCGCTTTGCCAATATTCCCGACTATTGA